From the genome of Leptotrichia sp. HSP-342:
AAAGCAATTAAAGAAGGAGTTGCTAAAGAAGAAGCTGAAGCAATAAAAGCTCAATTAGAAGGTGCAGGAGCAACTGTAGAATTAAAATAGTAAAAAGAAAATCAATAGTGAAGACACTCTTAAGGATTATAGAGAGTGTCTTTTTCCACTACAAAACTTTAAAATTGAATAATTAATTATTCTTTTTTGTATTAATTTTTATAAATAAGTCAAACAAATTCATAATTATAATACGATAAAGCTACTTCTAAAAGAATATCGAAAAGGATTACTTTTAGATAAATTCAGTTGTTTTTTAATAATCAAATCTGAAAAGTGGTTTTGGTATAATTAACTTTAAGGCTAAATATAGAGGTTTACATGTTTAAAACAGGAGTATTTTTAGTCTATTTTTTAGTTTTTTATAGTATAACGATATGAGTTTTTATAAAGGTTGCTTAGTTTAAGTGACGTGAAATAACAAATCGAAATTATGAGAACATTTTTAGATGAAGTTTGAATTTTTAAATTTAATTTTTGATTTGAATTTAAGAAGAATGTGTTCTTTTATAGGGAGGAATTTTTTAAATGAACAAACTTATTGAAAGATATAGTTTCGGAAAAATAGTAGACAGAGGGGAAATGCCACACTTTTTAGAATTTCAATTAAATTCTTATGAAGATTTTTTACAGACTAAAGTGCCACCTCAAAAAAGAGAAAATAAAGGATTTGAAGCAATCTTTAATGAAATTTTTCCAATTGAATCCAGCAATGGGTTACTAAAATTAGAATACTTATGGTATGAAATTCACGATAATGATGAACCTTTAAATGATGAATTGGAATGTAAAAAAAGAGGTAAAACATATTCTGGACAATTAAAAGTTAGATTAAAATTAACTAACAAGAGAACAGGAGAAATTCAGGAAACATTAGTTCATTTCGGAGATATACCACTTATGACTGATAAAGCGACATTTATTATAAATGGTGCTGAAAGAGTCGTTATTTCTCAATTACACAGATCACCAGGAATTACTTTTAACAAGGAATTAAATATTCAGACAGGAAAAGATGTGTTTATTGGGAAAATTATCCCTTATAAAGGAACATGGCTTGAATTTGAAACTGATAAAAATGACATCTTAAATGTAAAAATTGATAGAAGAAAGAAAGTATTATTACCAGTATTTTTAAAAGCGGTTGATTTTTTCCAAAATAATACGGAAATTATGAATCATTTCTTTGAAGAAAAAGAAGTAGAGTTGTCAGAACTTTATTCAAAATATAGAGATACTGAGCTGGAAGAAGTTTTGCGTTCAAGATTAGAAGGAAGTTTTGTAAGGGAAGATATTTTAGATGAAGAAACAGGAGAGTTTGTTGCAGAAGCAGAAGAAATTGTTGATATGCCTGTAATTCAGAAAATAATAGATGCAAAAGTGCCTGTAATTAATATTTGGGAAGTAAAGCCTGAGGATAGAATTATTGCAAATGCTTTAGTACATGACAGCACAAAAAATAATGATGAAGCCGTTATTGAAGTGTTTAGAAAATTGCGTCCAGGAGACTTAGTAACTGTAGACAGTGCCAGATCGCTTGTTAAACAGATGTTCTTTAATCCTCAAAGATACGATTTGGCAGATGTTGGAAGATACAAGGTTAACAAAAGATTAAAACTGGATGTTCCAGCTGATGTAATCGTATTGACAAAAGAGGATGTTTTGCAGACTATTGAGTATGTAAAAAATCTTGTAAGCGGAGAAGGCTTCACGGATGATATTGACAACTTGTCAAATAGACGTGTAAGAGGTGTTGGAGAGCTGCTTTCTATCCAAATAAAAGGTGGAATGCTTAAAATGTCTAAAATGGTTAGAGAAAAAATGACAATCCAAGATATTACGACATTGACTCCGCAAAGTTTATTAAATACAAAGCCGTTAAATGCCTTAATTCTTGAGTTTTTTGGAAGTGGGCAGTTGTCACAATTTATGGATCAGTCTAATCCATTGTCAGAATTGACTCATAAGAGAAGAATTTCAGCATTAGGACCAGGGGGACTTTCGAGAGATAGAGCAGGGTTTGAGGTGCGTGACGTTCATAACTCGCATTACGGAAGAATTTGTCCAATAGAAACTCCAGAGGGACCAAATATTGGACTTATTGCTTCACTTTCAACTTATGGGAAAGTTAATAAATACGGATTTATAGAAACTCCGTTTGTAAAAATAAATGATGGGAAAGCGGATTTTAATGATATTAGATATTTAGCGGCTGATGAAGAGGAAGGTCTATTTATCGCACAGGCTGATACTCCTATTGATAAAGATGGAAATTTCTTGACTGATGAAGTTGTTTGCCGTTATGGAGATGAAATTGTGCATATTGATAAATCAAAAGTTGATATTTTGGACGTGTCACCTAAACAGCTAGTATCTGTTTCAGCGGGATTAATTCCATTCTTGGAACATGATGATGCCAACCGTGCATTGATGGGTTCAAATATGCAACGTCAAGCAGTACCATTATTAAAAACGCAGGCTCCTTATGTAGGAACTGGGCTTGAAAGAAAAGTTGCTGTGGATTCAGGAGCAGTAATTACTTCAAAAGCAGCAGGAACTGTAACTTTTGTGGATGCAAGAAAAATTATTGTAACTGATAAAGAAGGAAAAGAACATTACCATAGATTATTAAACTTTGAAAAATCTAACCAATCAATGTGCTTACACCAAAAACCAATTATTGATTTGGGAGATAAAGTTAAAAAAGGTGATATTATTGCAGATGGACCATCTACTGCGGGTGGAGATTTGGCATTAGGTAAAAATATCTTGCTGGCATTTATGCCTTGGGAAGGATATAACTTTGAGGATGGAATCCTTATTTCTGAAAGACTTAGAAAAGATGACGTATTTACATCAATTCATATTGAAGAATTTGATATTGAAGCAAGAACTACAAAATTAGGAGATGAAGAAATTACAAGAGAAATTCCTAATGTTTCTGAAGAAGCTTTGAGAAATCTTGATGAAAATGGAATTGTAAGAATAGGAGCTCATGTAACTCCTGATGATATCCTTGTTGGAAAAGTAACTCCAAAAGGGGAAACTGAACCACCAGCAGAAGAAAAATTATTACGTGCAATCTTTGGGGAAAAAGCAAAAGATGTAAGAGATACTTCATTAAGACTTCCACACGGAGTAAAAGGAACTGTTGTAGACGTACTTGAATTGTCTAAGGAAAATGGAGATGATTTGAAAGCTGGAGTAAATAAACTAATCAGAATTTATATTGCGGAAAAAAGAAAAATAATGGTTGGGGATAAAATGTCTGGACGTCATGGAAACAAAGGGGTTATTTCAAGAGTATTACCAGTTGAAGATATGCCACATTTAGAAAATGGAACACCGATAGATGTTTGTCTTAACCCACTTGGGGTGCCATCACGTATGAATATCGGACAGGTTTTGGAAGTGCATTTGGGACTTGCAATTGGAGATATTGACAAATATATTGCAACACCAGTATTTGATGGAGCAAGTGAAGAAGATGTTAAAAATTACTTGGAAGAAGCTGGATACAGCAGAACTGGTAAAGTAAAACTGATTGATGGAAGAACTGGACAGCCATTTGACAACCCAGTAACAGTTGGACGTATGTATATGCTAAAACTTCACCACTTGGTAGAGGACAAAATGCATGCCAGAGCAATTGGACCATATTCACTTGTTACTCAGCAGCCACTTGGAGGAAAAGCCCAATTTGGTGGACAAAGACTTGGGGAAATGGAAGTTTGGGCATTGGAAGCCTATGGTGCGTCAAATATCCTTCAAGAAATGCTTACAGTTAAATCAGACGACATTAGCGGAAGAACAAAAACTTATGAAGCTATCGTAAAAGGACAGGCAATGCCAGAAGCAGATGCTCCAGAATCATTTAGAGTATTAATTAAGGAATTCCAGTCACTTGGATTAGATGTCGCTCTTTATGATAAAGATGGGGAACAAATTGAATTAGATAAAAATATAGATGCTTAGTAAAAAAATGGGTAAAAACAGAATTTTAAATTAAAAGTTAAAATATAAAAAAGTTTTCCCACTTTACTTTTCAAAAAAAGTGGAATTAAAGAATAGAGGAGGCTCTTAACGAATGAGTATAAGAGATTTTGACAGTATTCAAATAAAATTGGCATCGCCAGAAAAGATTTTGGAATGGTCGTATGGTGAAATTACAAAAGCCGAAACAATAAATTATAGAACTTTAAAACCTGAAATGGACGGATTATTCTGTGAGAGAATATTTGGACCATCTAAGGATTATGAATGTGCCTGTGGTAAGTACAAGAGAATGCGTTACAAAGGCATGGTATGTGAAAAATGTGGTGTTGAAGTGACAACTTCAAAAGTTAGACGTGAAAGAATGGGACATATAAAACTTGCTACTCCAATTGCACATATCTGGTATTCTAAAGGTACGCCTAACAAAATGAGCCTTTTATTGGGAATCAGTACGAAAGAATTGGAATCAGTTCTATATTTTTCAAGATATATTGTGACTGATCCAGGAGAAACTGGGCTTCAAAAAGGTGAAATTCTGACTGAACGTGAATATAAACTATATGAAAACCAGTTTAAAAATGAATTTACAGCAAAAATGGGAGCTGAGGGAGTTCTAGCCTTGCTTGAGGAAATCGACTTGTTTGAACTAGAAAAAACTTTGCAAGGAGAAATGGATACAGAACACTCTACACAAAAAAGAAGAAAAGTTATAAAAAGATTAAAAGTAGTTAGAGATTTGATAGAAGCAGGGAACAGGCCAGAATGGATGATTTTGACTGTATTACCTGTAATTCCTGCGGATTTACGTCCGATGGTTCAATTAGATGGTGGAAGATTTGCCACTTCTGACTTGAATGATTTATATAGAAGAGTAATCAACAGAAATATCAGACTTAAAAAATTAATGTCAATAAAAGCGCCTGAAATTGTAATAAAAAATGAAAAAAGAATGCTTCAGGAAGCAGTTGACGCATTAATTGACAATGGTAGACGTGGAAAACCAGTTGTTACACAAAATAACAGGGAATTAAAATCGCTTTCTGATATGCTGAAAGGGAAACAAGGACGTTTTAGACAAAATCTACTAGGAAAACGTGTGGATTATTCAGGAAGATCGGTTATCGTCGTTGGACCAAATTTAAAAATGAATCAATGTGGACTTCCTAAAAAAATGGCACTTGAGCTGTATAAACCATTTTTAATGAGAGAACTTGTAAAAAGGGAACTTGCCTCAAATATAAAAGTGGCTAAGAAAATGGTTGAGGAAGAAGATGAAAATGTATGGGAATTGATTGAAGAAATTATTAAAAATCATCCAGTTCTTTTAAATAGGGCGCCAACATTGCATAGACTTTCAATTCAAGCTTTTGAGCCAACATTAATTGAAGGGAAAGCAATAAGACTTCATCCACTTGTATGTTCTGCTTTTAACGCAGATTTTGATGGAGACCAAATGGCAGTACACTTGGTATTGTCACAAGAAGCCCAAATGGAAGCAAAATTATTAATGCTTGCAACAAATAACATTATCGCACCATCAAGTGGTAGACCGATAGCAGTTCCATCACAAGATATGGTAATGGGATGTTATTATATGACAAAGGAAAGAAAAGGTGTTAAAGGAGAAGGAAAATCTTTCTCTAACAAAAACCAGTTAATTACAGCATACCAAAATGGACAAGTTGCAGTTCACGCACTTGTAAATGTAAGAATTGATGGAAAAACAGTACAAACTACACCTGGACGTCTTATGTTTAACACAATGCTTCCAAAAGAAGTGAGAGATTATACAAAAACTTTTGGTAAAGGTGAATTAGGAAAGTTAATCGCTGAACTGTATAAAAAATTTGGATTTGAAAAAACATCTGAACTGCTTGATAAAATTAAAGAGTTTGGATTCCACTATGGAACACTTGCTGGAATTACTGTTGGAATTGAAGATTTGGAAATTCCTGAAAGTAAAAAGGCTATTTTGGAAAAAGCTGAAAATGAAGTGGCTGAAATTGAGGAACAATATAAATCTGGAGAAATTATTGATGCAGAAAGGTACAGAAGAACAGTCGCAATATGGGATGAGGCAGTTTCAAAAGTAACTAAGGAAATGATGGATAATTTGGATGAATTCAATCCAGTTTATATGATGGCGAATTCTGGAGCCAGAGGTTCGATTGCACAAATGCGTCAACTTGGTGGAATGCGTGGACTTATGGCAGATACGCAAGGGCGTATTATCGAAATGCCAATTAAAGCCAACTTTAGAGAAGGACTTAACATTCTTGAATTCTTTATGTCATCACATGGAGCGAGAAAAGGACTTGCGGATACAGCATTAAGAACAGCGGATTCAGGATACTTAACAAGAAGACTTGTTGATATTTCACACGAAGTTATTGTAAATCATGATGATTGTGGATGTGAACACGGAATTGTCGTATCAGATTTGATGGATGCTGGGGAAGTAATCGAAAAATTAAGTGAAAGAATTTATGGAAGAAACTTGGCAACAGACTTGATTCATGAAGGAAAAGTAATTGCTGAAAGAAATACCTTAATAACTGATGATTTAATTAGAAAGATTGAAGAATTAGATATTCGTGAAGTAGAAATAAGAACGCCTTTGACATGTAAACTGGAAAAAGGAGTTTGTAAAAAATGTTATGGATTAGATCTTTCTAATCATAAGGAAATTCTTAAAGGAGAAGCAGTTGGAGTTATCGCAGCTCAATCAATTGGAGAACCTGGTACACAGCTTACAATGCGTACTTTCCATACAGGAGGGGTAGCAACAGCGGCATCTGTTCAGTCAGACTATAAAGCTGATGTTTCTGGAAAAGTTAAGCTTAAGGATATCTCTGTACTTGTAAATGAGGAAGGCAAAGAAATTGTTGTTTCACAAAATGGACGTGTAATAATAGGAAAACATAGATATGAAGTACCATCAGGCTCGACTTTACACGTAAAAGATGGAGATTCAGTTAAGAAAGGACAAGTATTGGTAGAATTTGATCCTTATCAAATACCGATTATTACTTCTGTTGAAGGAAAAGTAGAATTTAGGGATATTTACGTAAGGGAAAATATTGACGTAAAATATGGAGTTACTGAAAAAGTGGCGATAAAACCTGTGGAAAGTAATGATGTAAACCCTAGAATAATAATTTATACAAAAGATGATAAGAAAGTAGAATATGCAGTTCCTTATGGGGCATATTTAATGGTAAGTGAAGGAGAAACTGTCAAAAAAGGTCAAATTATTACAAAAATCCTAAAAACTGGAGAAGGAAATAAGGATATTACAGGAGGACTTCCTCGTGTACAAGAATTATTTGAGGCAAGAAACCCTAAAGGAAAAGCTATTCTATCAGAAGTTGCAGGGCGTGTAGTTTTCTCTGACAAAAAGAAAAAAGGTATGAGATTAATCTTGATTGAAGATCCTGAAAGTGGGGAATTAATACAAGAATATACTGTTCCTGTTGGAGAGCATTTAGTTGTAACTAATGAGATGTTAATTGAAAAAGGTGCGAAAATAACTGACGGGCCTGTTTCACCACACGATATTCTGAAAATAAAAGGACTTGTAGAAGCACAGCAATTTATTCTTGAATCAGTACAGCAAGTTTATAGAGAGCAAGGAGTTGCGGTTAACGATAAACATATTGAGATAATCGTAAAACAAATGTTCCAAAAAATTAAAGTTAAAGAAGCTGGAGATTCATTATTCCTTGAAGATGAGTTAATCGATAAAAAAATTGTGGAACGTGAAAATGAAATATTAATTTCAAAAGGAAAACGTCCAGCAACTTACGAACCAGTAATTCAAGGTATTACGAAAGCAGCTGTAAATACAGAAAGTTTCATTTCTGCGGCATCGTTCCAAGAAACTACAAAAGTTCTTGCAAATGCGGCTGTTGAAGGAAAAACAGACAGACTTGAAGGATTGAAGGAAAATGTAATCATTGGTAAAAAAGTGCCAGGAGGTACAGGATTCAATGATTATAAATATTTGGATGCAGTATTAAAAAATGATATTGTAGAAGAGGAAGCTGTGGAAACTGAAGTGGAAGTAGATGGAGAAAAAGTAGAAGTTACAGAAACTTTAGGTTCCTTAAAGGACAATCCAAATGAAATTATAGAAACTGTTGAAGAAACAGCAGAAGTTGAATAATTAAGATAATTTAAACTTGATTGGTAAATATATACTTGTAGCAACTATGAATATAAAATTTTAATATTACTGTCAAAATTAGATTATTAATATAATATTGTGAATAGGGAGATTTGTGAATATAAATTTCCCTTATTCGCGTAAAAAAATAAAAGGTGGTTTCTAATGAAAGGAAAACTATTCATTATTTCAGGGCCTTCAGGCTCAGGAAAATCAACAGTTACAAAATTAGTAAAAGATCGACTAAATATTCCATTATCAATATCAGCTACAACTCGACAGCCAAGAGACGGAGAAATCGATGGTAAAGACTACTTTTTCTTAACTAAGGAAATTTTTGAACAAAAAATAAAAAATGATGAATTTTATGAATATGCAAATGTTCATGGAAATTATTATGGAACATTGAAAGAAGTAGTAGAAAGTAATTTAAATAAAGGATTAAATGTAATTTTGGAAATTGATGTGCAAGGTGCATTAATTGCGAAGGAAAAGAAAAAAGACGCTGTATTGGTATTTTTTCGTACAAAGGATATGGAAACTCTTGAAAAAAGGCTTCGTAACAGAAATACTGATACAGAAGAAGTTATTCAGACACGTTTAAAAAATGCGTTAAAAGAACTGGAATATGAAAAAAAATATGATTACACTATAATAAATAATGATATTGAAGAATCTTGCACAGCATTGATAAATATTATTAATCCACAAAATTGATATAAATTCTAAAATAATAGGAGAAAATTATAAAAAATGAAAAAAGAAAAAATAACAATAGATGAACTATTGACTAAAATACCGAATAAATATGAACTTGCAATTGTATCAGGAAAAATTGCAAAAAGAGAATTTGCTAAAGGAAAGCAAAAATCGGAAATAATGGATGAAGTTTTTAAAGATATTATGGAAGATGATGTGGAAATAATTCGTGAAACTAATGAGAGAAATTAAAAAAATTTGTTTATAAAGTATTGACTATTTAAAAAAACAAATTATACTAATAGTGTAAATATTTTTTATTGACTGTTTTTTTATGGAGGAATAAAAAATAATGATTTATAGTGAAAAAGAGATACAGAAATTAATTGATAATTTAGATATTGTTCAAGTGATTGGAGAATATGTAAATTTAAAAAAGGCAGGTTCAAATTATAAAGGCTTATCTCCTTTTAAAGATGAAAAGACTCCATCTTTTACAGTCAGCCCAGTAAAAAATATTTTTAAGGATTTTAGTACACAAATTGGCGGAAATGTAATTTCGTTTTATATGAAAATCAATGATGTTAGTTTCATTCAGGCAGTAGAAGAGTTATCTCGAAAGTATAATATTCCGCTCAAGAAAAATAGGGAATATAGGACAATCAATCAGGAAATTGAAAGAAAAAAGGCTATAAACAAGGAATATTACGAAATAATGAATGAAGCCCAGATATTTTTTAGAGAAAATATTGAAAAATATCCTGAAGCATTAGAATATATGAAGGAACGTGACTTCTCTATTGAAGAA
Proteins encoded in this window:
- the rpoB gene encoding DNA-directed RNA polymerase subunit beta gives rise to the protein MNKLIERYSFGKIVDRGEMPHFLEFQLNSYEDFLQTKVPPQKRENKGFEAIFNEIFPIESSNGLLKLEYLWYEIHDNDEPLNDELECKKRGKTYSGQLKVRLKLTNKRTGEIQETLVHFGDIPLMTDKATFIINGAERVVISQLHRSPGITFNKELNIQTGKDVFIGKIIPYKGTWLEFETDKNDILNVKIDRRKKVLLPVFLKAVDFFQNNTEIMNHFFEEKEVELSELYSKYRDTELEEVLRSRLEGSFVREDILDEETGEFVAEAEEIVDMPVIQKIIDAKVPVINIWEVKPEDRIIANALVHDSTKNNDEAVIEVFRKLRPGDLVTVDSARSLVKQMFFNPQRYDLADVGRYKVNKRLKLDVPADVIVLTKEDVLQTIEYVKNLVSGEGFTDDIDNLSNRRVRGVGELLSIQIKGGMLKMSKMVREKMTIQDITTLTPQSLLNTKPLNALILEFFGSGQLSQFMDQSNPLSELTHKRRISALGPGGLSRDRAGFEVRDVHNSHYGRICPIETPEGPNIGLIASLSTYGKVNKYGFIETPFVKINDGKADFNDIRYLAADEEEGLFIAQADTPIDKDGNFLTDEVVCRYGDEIVHIDKSKVDILDVSPKQLVSVSAGLIPFLEHDDANRALMGSNMQRQAVPLLKTQAPYVGTGLERKVAVDSGAVITSKAAGTVTFVDARKIIVTDKEGKEHYHRLLNFEKSNQSMCLHQKPIIDLGDKVKKGDIIADGPSTAGGDLALGKNILLAFMPWEGYNFEDGILISERLRKDDVFTSIHIEEFDIEARTTKLGDEEITREIPNVSEEALRNLDENGIVRIGAHVTPDDILVGKVTPKGETEPPAEEKLLRAIFGEKAKDVRDTSLRLPHGVKGTVVDVLELSKENGDDLKAGVNKLIRIYIAEKRKIMVGDKMSGRHGNKGVISRVLPVEDMPHLENGTPIDVCLNPLGVPSRMNIGQVLEVHLGLAIGDIDKYIATPVFDGASEEDVKNYLEEAGYSRTGKVKLIDGRTGQPFDNPVTVGRMYMLKLHHLVEDKMHARAIGPYSLVTQQPLGGKAQFGGQRLGEMEVWALEAYGASNILQEMLTVKSDDISGRTKTYEAIVKGQAMPEADAPESFRVLIKEFQSLGLDVALYDKDGEQIELDKNIDA
- the rpoC gene encoding DNA-directed RNA polymerase subunit beta'; amino-acid sequence: MSIRDFDSIQIKLASPEKILEWSYGEITKAETINYRTLKPEMDGLFCERIFGPSKDYECACGKYKRMRYKGMVCEKCGVEVTTSKVRRERMGHIKLATPIAHIWYSKGTPNKMSLLLGISTKELESVLYFSRYIVTDPGETGLQKGEILTEREYKLYENQFKNEFTAKMGAEGVLALLEEIDLFELEKTLQGEMDTEHSTQKRRKVIKRLKVVRDLIEAGNRPEWMILTVLPVIPADLRPMVQLDGGRFATSDLNDLYRRVINRNIRLKKLMSIKAPEIVIKNEKRMLQEAVDALIDNGRRGKPVVTQNNRELKSLSDMLKGKQGRFRQNLLGKRVDYSGRSVIVVGPNLKMNQCGLPKKMALELYKPFLMRELVKRELASNIKVAKKMVEEEDENVWELIEEIIKNHPVLLNRAPTLHRLSIQAFEPTLIEGKAIRLHPLVCSAFNADFDGDQMAVHLVLSQEAQMEAKLLMLATNNIIAPSSGRPIAVPSQDMVMGCYYMTKERKGVKGEGKSFSNKNQLITAYQNGQVAVHALVNVRIDGKTVQTTPGRLMFNTMLPKEVRDYTKTFGKGELGKLIAELYKKFGFEKTSELLDKIKEFGFHYGTLAGITVGIEDLEIPESKKAILEKAENEVAEIEEQYKSGEIIDAERYRRTVAIWDEAVSKVTKEMMDNLDEFNPVYMMANSGARGSIAQMRQLGGMRGLMADTQGRIIEMPIKANFREGLNILEFFMSSHGARKGLADTALRTADSGYLTRRLVDISHEVIVNHDDCGCEHGIVVSDLMDAGEVIEKLSERIYGRNLATDLIHEGKVIAERNTLITDDLIRKIEELDIREVEIRTPLTCKLEKGVCKKCYGLDLSNHKEILKGEAVGVIAAQSIGEPGTQLTMRTFHTGGVATAASVQSDYKADVSGKVKLKDISVLVNEEGKEIVVSQNGRVIIGKHRYEVPSGSTLHVKDGDSVKKGQVLVEFDPYQIPIITSVEGKVEFRDIYVRENIDVKYGVTEKVAIKPVESNDVNPRIIIYTKDDKKVEYAVPYGAYLMVSEGETVKKGQIITKILKTGEGNKDITGGLPRVQELFEARNPKGKAILSEVAGRVVFSDKKKKGMRLILIEDPESGELIQEYTVPVGEHLVVTNEMLIEKGAKITDGPVSPHDILKIKGLVEAQQFILESVQQVYREQGVAVNDKHIEIIVKQMFQKIKVKEAGDSLFLEDELIDKKIVERENEILISKGKRPATYEPVIQGITKAAVNTESFISAASFQETTKVLANAAVEGKTDRLEGLKENVIIGKKVPGGTGFNDYKYLDAVLKNDIVEEEAVETEVEVDGEKVEVTETLGSLKDNPNEIIETVEETAEVE
- the gmk gene encoding guanylate kinase, with translation MKGKLFIISGPSGSGKSTVTKLVKDRLNIPLSISATTRQPRDGEIDGKDYFFLTKEIFEQKIKNDEFYEYANVHGNYYGTLKEVVESNLNKGLNVILEIDVQGALIAKEKKKDAVLVFFRTKDMETLEKRLRNRNTDTEEVIQTRLKNALKELEYEKKYDYTIINNDIEESCTALINIINPQN
- a CDS encoding DNA-directed RNA polymerase subunit omega, coding for MKKEKITIDELLTKIPNKYELAIVSGKIAKREFAKGKQKSEIMDEVFKDIMEDDVEIIRETNERN